A window from Dendrosporobacter quercicolus encodes these proteins:
- a CDS encoding nitroreductase family protein: MAVNIVLETIKKRRSIRSYRQEQIQEAELQAILEAGQYAPSAVNQQLWHFTVIQNAALLAELNTSAKEAAARFEDEHVQKLGKNKRLNIFYGAPTVILVSGREGALLVGADCAAAVQNMLLAAEALGLGACWVNLTVFAFAGDKASYFKQRLQLPEGYQPLYSVVAGYKKAAAVAAPVRKGKVVSYVR; encoded by the coding sequence ATGGCAGTGAATATCGTACTGGAAACAATAAAAAAACGCCGCAGCATTCGCAGTTACCGCCAGGAGCAGATTCAGGAGGCCGAGCTGCAGGCGATACTGGAAGCCGGCCAATATGCGCCAAGCGCAGTCAATCAGCAATTGTGGCATTTTACGGTCATTCAAAATGCCGCTCTGCTGGCTGAACTGAACACAAGCGCCAAGGAAGCGGCCGCCAGGTTTGAGGATGAGCATGTTCAAAAACTGGGTAAAAATAAGCGGTTGAATATCTTTTATGGCGCTCCGACGGTAATTCTGGTTTCAGGCCGTGAGGGCGCGCTGCTGGTTGGAGCTGATTGCGCCGCCGCCGTCCAGAATATGCTGCTGGCCGCCGAAGCTCTGGGGCTGGGCGCTTGCTGGGTCAATCTCACTGTTTTCGCGTTTGCCGGTGATAAAGCGTCCTATTTCAAACAACGGCTGCAGCTGCCCGAGGGTTATCAGCCGTTGTATTCCGTTGTCGCCGGCTATAAAAAAGCCGCAGCAGTTGCCGCGCCTGTCCGTAAAGGCAAGGTTGTCAGTTATGTCCGGTAG
- a CDS encoding methyl-accepting chemotaxis protein, whose translation MEETKIRFGIGTKIVMIVLAVIAIFLLLIVYETNKNNEVRESYENLIYRSAPLVFDIKELNMELKNQGYLARGYLLTSDAAYLQQYNESRKRAETLLDSLEKNLITPEGKQRLQEMRAVLSSYHQATEKTVQIHQQQGAQQALSYLAGAGEASRKAETTLDECSTFLTERMDLRVRESREASAAATRIIIAAIAATVVLALALSVAFSRRIARPLREVVTVATAIAQGNLAVNTVRYNDNDEIRILVMAFEQMSGNLRSLIGQVGLATEQVTVSAAELKEGAEQSAQAINQVAATVSDIAQGTEEQVTAVDATVTVIEQMSSGIQQVAGNSNTVAAVAEQANQAAAAGRNSLTQAVNQMQSIETTVNHSAGVVAKLGERSKEIGQIVETISGIAGQTNLLALNAAIEAARAGEQGRGFSVVADEVRKLAEQSQHAASQIAGLINEVQLDTTEAVSAMSKGTTEVRVGTEVVEGAGLAFADIERLIRQVSEQMSDISAAIEQMAAGSNQVVTSIRQIDQISRQTADQTHTVSAASEEQSASIEEIAASSQSLAKMADELQNVIKKFTI comes from the coding sequence ATGGAAGAGACCAAAATACGGTTTGGCATTGGCACGAAAATAGTCATGATTGTTTTGGCGGTTATTGCAATTTTTCTATTGTTGATTGTTTATGAAACCAACAAAAACAATGAAGTGCGGGAGAGTTATGAAAATCTGATTTATCGCAGCGCCCCCCTGGTTTTTGACATAAAGGAGTTAAATATGGAACTGAAAAACCAGGGCTATTTGGCTAGAGGCTATCTATTGACAAGCGATGCTGCTTATTTGCAGCAATATAATGAATCCCGGAAAAGAGCGGAGACGCTACTGGACAGTCTGGAAAAAAATCTGATTACGCCGGAAGGCAAACAGCGCTTGCAGGAAATGCGGGCAGTGTTAAGCAGTTACCACCAGGCAACGGAAAAAACCGTTCAAATTCATCAGCAGCAGGGAGCGCAGCAAGCATTAAGCTATTTGGCCGGCGCCGGTGAAGCCAGCCGCAAGGCGGAAACAACGCTGGATGAATGCAGTACGTTTTTAACGGAGCGAATGGATTTGCGGGTGCGGGAAAGCCGGGAGGCCTCTGCGGCAGCGACCAGAATTATTATTGCCGCAATTGCGGCAACGGTAGTTCTGGCCCTGGCGTTGAGCGTCGCCTTTTCCCGCCGGATTGCCAGGCCGCTGCGTGAAGTTGTCACAGTGGCAACAGCAATTGCGCAGGGAAATCTGGCGGTAAATACCGTCCGCTATAACGATAACGATGAAATTCGCATTCTGGTCATGGCTTTTGAGCAAATGTCCGGCAACCTGCGCAGTTTGATTGGCCAGGTGGGGCTGGCAACCGAGCAGGTTACCGTTTCGGCGGCGGAGTTAAAAGAAGGAGCGGAGCAGTCAGCGCAGGCGATCAATCAGGTTGCGGCGACCGTAAGCGATATTGCTCAGGGAACGGAGGAACAAGTGACGGCGGTTGATGCTACAGTGACCGTAATTGAGCAGATGTCATCCGGCATTCAGCAGGTTGCCGGCAATTCCAATACTGTGGCGGCTGTGGCCGAACAAGCCAATCAGGCTGCCGCTGCCGGGCGCAATTCCCTGACCCAGGCGGTAAATCAAATGCAAAGCATTGAAACAACGGTCAATCATTCCGCCGGTGTCGTGGCTAAGCTGGGCGAGCGTTCCAAAGAGATCGGGCAGATTGTTGAGACTATTTCCGGTATTGCCGGTCAAACCAATTTACTGGCGTTAAATGCCGCCATTGAAGCTGCCCGCGCCGGCGAGCAGGGCCGGGGATTCAGCGTTGTCGCTGACGAGGTGCGCAAGCTGGCGGAACAGTCGCAGCATGCGGCCAGTCAGATCGCGGGACTGATTAACGAAGTCCAGCTTGACACGACGGAAGCGGTTAGCGCGATGAGTAAAGGAACGACCGAGGTCCGGGTGGGCACCGAGGTAGTTGAAGGAGCAGGACTGGCTTTTGCCGATATTGAAAGGCTCATCCGGCAGGTTTCGGAGCAGATGAGCGATATCAGCGCTGCGATTGAGCAAATGGCGGCCGGCAGTAATCAGGTGGTCACGTCAATCCGGCAAATTGATCAGATCAGCAGGCAAACGGCCGATCAGACCCATACCGTATCGGCTGCCAGTGAAGAACAGTCGGCTTCTATTGAAGAAATTGCCGCATCAAGTCAGTCCCTGGCTAAAATGGCTGACGAGTTGCAAAATGTGATTAAAAAGTTTACAATTTAA
- a CDS encoding AEC family transporter, protein MNNVNEQFLLSLLIIALGYMVKRLAVVKETDGEGLARIIFNITLPALIITTFSRIQIDFSLIMITVISTLYCLGMTVIALVVFRREMRSTRGMLGMLLPGFNIGLFAYPLAEAVWGQAGLQYFGMFDVGNSLVIFGVCYLVAGYFSADGLKLELKSIVLRLMKSVPLLTYVLVFCMAVSGFRFPDTVLAITGILAKANMPLSLLLLGIHLSFSFNPAYWRNMVRILALRYAIGLAAGGLCFYFLPFDDMLKYTLLLGFILPVYVAAIPFALEFHYDQKFVGALANLTMLISFVLIWLIIGFMPGAQ, encoded by the coding sequence ATGAACAATGTTAATGAGCAATTTTTGCTGTCTTTATTGATTATTGCTTTGGGGTACATGGTTAAAAGACTGGCGGTTGTGAAAGAAACGGACGGCGAAGGACTGGCCAGAATCATCTTTAATATTACTTTGCCGGCATTAATTATTACGACCTTCAGCAGGATACAAATTGATTTTTCTTTGATTATGATTACGGTAATCAGTACATTATACTGTTTAGGGATGACTGTCATTGCTCTGGTTGTTTTCCGCAGGGAAATGAGAAGTACCAGGGGCATGCTGGGCATGCTGCTGCCGGGATTTAATATCGGTCTGTTTGCCTATCCCCTGGCGGAGGCTGTCTGGGGCCAGGCCGGGCTGCAGTATTTCGGTATGTTCGATGTCGGCAACTCACTGGTTATTTTCGGTGTATGTTATTTGGTGGCAGGCTATTTTTCAGCAGATGGCCTGAAGCTGGAGCTGAAAAGTATTGTTCTGAGACTGATGAAGTCGGTTCCGCTGCTGACCTATGTGCTGGTATTTTGTATGGCGGTGAGCGGATTCCGGTTTCCGGACACTGTTTTAGCGATTACGGGGATTTTGGCTAAGGCCAATATGCCGTTATCCTTGCTGCTGCTGGGCATTCATCTGAGTTTTTCCTTTAACCCGGCGTACTGGCGCAATATGGTCAGGATTTTAGCGCTGCGCTATGCGATCGGCCTGGCCGCAGGCGGATTATGTTTTTATTTCCTGCCGTTTGATGATATGCTGAAATACACGCTGCTGCTGGGTTTTATTCTTCCCGTATATGTTGCGGCAATTCCGTTTGCGCTGGAATTTCATTATGATCAAAAGTTTGTCGGCGCGCTGGCTAATCTAACCATGCTGATCAGCTTTGTACTAATTTGGCTGATCATTGGCTTTATGCCTGGCGCTCAATAA
- a CDS encoding LysR family transcriptional regulator codes for MEIRQLRTFMCIVKLGSFSQAAQFLGYTQSSVTTHIQLLEKELNTVLFERFGHQLMLTTDGERLYEYADSITRLAEDAKNDLDHSASPRGPIIIGMPESLCVYHLSELLQEYISLYPEVELKLKFGISSDFRLLLRKNMMDIAFFLEKTISDHDLVASFLWSEPIVLAASPRNELSRLERIDARHLKGQTLIFVEAGSIYRSMLEKKLAKASVRPRSILEIGQIQTIKQFAVNNLGITVLPLIAVKEEIAAGTLVALPWEGTELQTSAFMVYHKEKWLSHNISSFIRLVRERLLK; via the coding sequence TTGGAAATCAGGCAGTTACGGACGTTTATGTGCATTGTAAAATTAGGGAGTTTCTCTCAGGCAGCCCAATTTCTTGGCTATACGCAGTCTTCGGTAACCACCCACATTCAATTGCTGGAAAAAGAGCTGAATACCGTGCTGTTCGAGCGTTTTGGCCATCAGCTTATGCTGACAACCGACGGAGAACGGCTTTATGAGTACGCTGATAGCATTACCAGGCTGGCTGAGGACGCCAAGAATGATCTGGATCATTCGGCCTCGCCGCGCGGGCCGATCATTATTGGCATGCCTGAGTCGTTATGCGTATATCACTTGAGTGAGTTGTTACAGGAATACATTTCTTTATACCCTGAGGTTGAATTAAAACTAAAATTTGGCATAAGCAGTGACTTTCGTCTTTTGCTGCGCAAGAACATGATGGATATTGCCTTTTTTTTAGAGAAAACCATTTCCGACCATGATCTGGTCGCCAGCTTCCTGTGGTCTGAACCTATTGTTCTGGCTGCCTCGCCCCGCAATGAGCTGAGCCGTCTGGAGCGGATCGACGCCAGGCATTTAAAAGGGCAGACCCTGATTTTTGTCGAAGCCGGCAGTATTTACCGGAGCATGCTGGAAAAAAAACTGGCTAAGGCTTCGGTGCGCCCCCGGTCGATATTGGAAATTGGCCAGATCCAGACCATTAAGCAGTTTGCCGTTAATAACCTGGGGATAACTGTTTTGCCGCTGATTGCCGTAAAGGAGGAAATCGCGGCCGGGACCCTGGTTGCTTTGCCCTGGGAGGGAACGGAATTGCAAACAAGTGCTTTTATGGTATATCACAAAGAGAAATGGTTGTCGCACAATATTAGTTCGTTTATCAGGCTGGTCAGGGAAAGACTGTTAAAATGA
- the pxpB gene encoding 5-oxoprolinase subunit PxpB: MNMIGELKQQVKLLVAGEHGLVVEFGNEISPQMNGLVQQLSRRLSAVRVAGVIEVVPTYRSLTVYFDPFTIAREALSSLIKELLSGIKPQNKQTLPARVVRVPVCYGGVLGPDLEFVARYANVSLDEVIALHTGRPYLVYMLGFTPGFPYLGGMPEKIAVPRQEKPRANIPAGSVGIGGNQTGVYPIESPGEWWLIGRTPLKAFDPGSSSPFFVSAGDYLHFYQISLEEYFDLRRQVRAGVYLPEEGELEQEMISTGSIQ; encoded by the coding sequence ATGAACATGATCGGGGAGCTGAAACAACAGGTAAAGCTGCTGGTGGCGGGGGAGCATGGTCTGGTGGTGGAGTTTGGCAACGAGATTTCACCGCAAATGAACGGGCTTGTACAGCAGCTGTCCCGCCGTCTGTCTGCTGTCCGGGTTGCCGGGGTTATTGAGGTTGTGCCGACCTACCGGTCGCTTACCGTATATTTTGACCCATTTACGATTGCACGTGAAGCTTTGAGCAGTTTGATTAAGGAATTGCTCAGCGGCATTAAGCCGCAAAATAAACAAACTTTACCGGCAAGAGTGGTACGGGTGCCGGTTTGCTATGGCGGTGTGCTGGGGCCTGATCTGGAGTTTGTCGCCCGGTATGCCAATGTATCGCTGGACGAAGTCATTGCCCTGCATACCGGGCGACCGTATCTGGTTTATATGCTGGGCTTTACGCCGGGCTTTCCCTATTTGGGCGGCATGCCGGAGAAAATTGCCGTGCCGCGCCAGGAAAAGCCGCGGGCCAATATTCCGGCAGGCTCTGTCGGCATTGGCGGTAACCAGACCGGCGTATATCCGATCGAAAGCCCGGGTGAATGGTGGCTGATCGGCCGTACGCCGCTTAAGGCCTTTGATCCCGGCAGCTCCTCGCCTTTTTTTGTTTCTGCCGGCGATTACCTGCACTTTTATCAGATTAGCCTGGAGGAATATTTTGACCTTCGCCGTCAGGTGCGGGCCGGGGTGTATCTTCCTGAGGAAGGCGAGCTGGAGCAGGAAATGATCAGCACCGGTTCTATACAATAG
- a CDS encoding biotin-dependent carboxyltransferase family protein — MITIIQPGAFTTVQDEGRWGYQAYGLPIAGVMDRYAARMANLLAGNRPEAAVLEMTAAGAAFKFDEEQLIAVCGADMQGLLKDAKLENWTSFFVPKGGEVRFSGVLNGYRTYLAVRGGFDVPPVLGSRSTYTRAKIGGHEGRSLRPGDVLYVGADFQTPAIPRRLALPYSRRYSNEITLSVMLGPQADMFAPGTLETFFQQAYKVTPKADRIGYGLQGPKLKALDKVDIISDAMCQGAIEIVANGMPFIMTADHQTTGGFAKLGSVFWADLPVLAQAKPGDVIRFVKMDEQAALAALRLENICYEHFAELCLSAG, encoded by the coding sequence TTGATAACGATCATTCAGCCAGGTGCTTTTACAACAGTTCAGGATGAAGGGCGCTGGGGTTATCAGGCTTATGGCCTGCCAATTGCCGGCGTTATGGACCGGTATGCCGCCCGGATGGCCAATCTGCTTGCCGGCAACCGGCCGGAGGCGGCGGTTCTTGAAATGACGGCCGCCGGCGCTGCTTTTAAATTTGATGAAGAACAGCTTATCGCAGTATGCGGCGCTGATATGCAGGGGCTGCTGAAGGATGCCAAGCTTGAAAATTGGACATCCTTTTTTGTCCCGAAAGGCGGAGAAGTACGGTTTAGCGGTGTTTTGAACGGATATCGCACCTATCTGGCTGTACGGGGCGGATTTGATGTACCGCCGGTGCTGGGGAGCCGTTCGACGTATACCAGAGCCAAAATAGGGGGACATGAGGGCCGCAGTCTGCGGCCGGGGGATGTACTGTATGTTGGCGCTGACTTTCAAACGCCGGCGATTCCCCGGCGACTGGCTTTACCGTATAGTCGCCGGTATAGCAATGAAATCACGTTAAGCGTTATGCTGGGGCCGCAGGCGGATATGTTTGCGCCCGGAACCCTGGAAACATTTTTTCAGCAGGCCTACAAAGTTACTCCAAAGGCTGACCGGATTGGTTACGGGTTACAAGGCCCCAAACTTAAAGCGCTGGATAAAGTAGATATTATCTCTGACGCCATGTGTCAGGGAGCAATTGAAATCGTAGCCAACGGCATGCCGTTTATCATGACAGCCGACCATCAGACAACCGGCGGATTTGCCAAACTAGGCTCGGTTTTTTGGGCTGATTTGCCTGTTCTGGCCCAAGCCAAGCCGGGCGATGTCATTCGTTTTGTCAAAATGGACGAACAGGCGGCTCTTGCCGCGCTGCGCCTGGAAAACATTTGCTATGAGCATTTTGCTGAATTGTGCCTGTCTGCCGGATGA
- a CDS encoding 5-oxoprolinase subunit PxpA codes for MAYRVDLNCDLGESFGAYQLGRDQEILQFVTSANIACGFHAGDPAVMRRTVRLALDNNVDIGAHPGLPDLVGFGRRAMDITAEEAYDLVVYQIGALAGFVKAEGGTMRHVKPHGALYNMAAKNQALADGIAGAIAKVNPELILFGLSGSALVKAGRRFGLKTAQEVFADRTYQADGTLTPRSQADAMITNDQQAAAQVIKMVREQTVQSRDGKAVKIQADTVCIHGDGLHALTFARHLRNVLAEAGIDVQAVAKQ; via the coding sequence ATGGCTTACAGGGTTGATTTAAATTGTGATTTGGGTGAAAGCTTTGGCGCTTATCAATTGGGCCGGGATCAGGAAATTCTGCAGTTTGTCACTTCAGCCAATATTGCCTGTGGCTTTCATGCCGGTGATCCTGCGGTAATGCGCAGGACGGTAAGGCTGGCTCTGGACAATAACGTGGACATCGGCGCTCATCCGGGACTGCCGGACCTGGTTGGGTTTGGCCGCCGAGCTATGGATATTACCGCTGAGGAAGCTTACGATCTGGTGGTTTATCAGATTGGCGCACTGGCCGGCTTTGTCAAGGCGGAAGGAGGGACAATGCGGCATGTAAAGCCGCACGGGGCTTTGTATAATATGGCCGCGAAGAACCAAGCCCTGGCGGATGGCATCGCCGGGGCAATAGCCAAAGTAAATCCTGAACTCATCCTGTTTGGCCTTTCCGGCAGTGCGTTGGTGAAGGCCGGCCGCCGCTTCGGCCTGAAAACCGCTCAGGAGGTTTTTGCCGACCGGACCTATCAAGCGGACGGCACGCTGACGCCGCGCAGTCAGGCGGATGCCATGATCACAAATGATCAGCAGGCTGCCGCGCAGGTCATTAAAATGGTGCGGGAGCAGACAGTGCAGTCGCGGGATGGAAAAGCGGTTAAAATCCAGGCGGATACTGTTTGTATTCATGGCGACGGTTTACATGCTCTGACTTTTGCCCGTCACTTACGGAACGTTTTGGCGGAGGCGGGAATTGATGTTCAGGCAGTCGCCAAACAATAA
- the pxpB gene encoding 5-oxoprolinase subunit PxpB has protein sequence MIALRQIAVDSEIAIQPVGETAVKVVFGQGISPEIHYRVKALIDHLDKAPFPGFIEYVAAFASVTVFYDLPVIKQLQQDSAEKDRPAYQFTGGLLRDIVSGLSAQAEAAPRVVEVPVCYGGEHGPDLAYVAEFNHLTAEQVIELHSQGRYLVYMLGFAPGFPYLGGMPECIAAPRRQSPRLNIPAGTVGIAGMQTGVYPIATPGGWQLIGRTPLELFCPQNNPPTLLKAGDIIKFRPISPQEYAEYGGESQ, from the coding sequence ATGATAGCGTTGAGGCAGATAGCGGTTGATTCAGAGATAGCCATTCAGCCGGTTGGGGAAACGGCGGTTAAGGTTGTGTTTGGCCAAGGAATTTCTCCTGAAATTCATTACAGGGTAAAAGCCTTGATTGATCATTTGGATAAAGCGCCATTTCCCGGATTTATTGAGTATGTGGCCGCTTTTGCCAGTGTGACTGTTTTTTATGATTTGCCTGTTATTAAGCAGCTGCAGCAGGATTCGGCGGAGAAAGACCGGCCTGCTTATCAGTTTACCGGAGGTTTGCTGCGGGATATCGTCAGCGGATTGTCTGCCCAGGCCGAGGCTGCACCCAGAGTTGTTGAAGTGCCGGTGTGCTATGGCGGCGAACATGGGCCGGACTTGGCGTATGTGGCGGAATTTAATCATCTAACGGCTGAGCAGGTGATTGAGCTCCATTCCCAGGGGCGGTATCTGGTGTATATGCTTGGTTTTGCCCCAGGCTTTCCTTATCTGGGCGGGATGCCGGAGTGCATTGCCGCTCCGCGCCGGCAGTCGCCGCGGTTAAATATTCCGGCGGGTACAGTCGGGATTGCCGGAATGCAAACCGGCGTATATCCGATTGCCACGCCAGGGGGCTGGCAATTGATCGGCAGAACGCCATTGGAACTGTTTTGCCCGCAAAATAATCCGCCCACTTTACTTAAAGCAGGAGATATCATTAAATTCCGGCCGATTTCCCCGCAGGAATACGCCGAATACGGGGGGGAAAGCCAGTGA
- a CDS encoding biotin-dependent carboxyltransferase family protein has translation MSITVLRPGLLTTIQDLGRYGYQKYGVIASGGMDVYALRLANILVGNEQTEAVLEITMLGPSLQVNEDLLLAITGGDLSPVVNGRPVPLWRPVYVKKGSILSFGVCKSGCRAYLAIAGGYQIAAIMGSKSTYLRAGIGGYQGRALQAADVLEINAPVAQAARFKQYFAQQAGGDITAPAWHADAGYIRQALPVAVIRVIRGEQFELFAAESVEQFRQAIFQVSTQSDRMGYRLTGVSLQLKEPVEMISEAVSLGAIQVPPDGNPIILLADRQTAGGYPKIAKVALVDVDKLAQIKPGGKIRFKEITVDQAESLYLSREQTISSLQAAVQLKLA, from the coding sequence GTGAGTATCACGGTATTGCGGCCGGGCTTACTGACCACTATTCAGGATTTAGGGCGTTACGGCTATCAGAAATATGGCGTGATTGCCAGCGGGGGCATGGATGTGTATGCATTACGGCTGGCTAATATTTTGGTGGGCAATGAACAAACGGAAGCTGTACTGGAAATTACCATGCTTGGACCTTCGTTACAGGTCAATGAAGACCTGCTGCTGGCAATTACCGGCGGTGATTTGTCGCCGGTGGTAAACGGCCGGCCAGTGCCGTTGTGGCGGCCCGTATATGTAAAGAAAGGCAGCATTCTCAGCTTCGGCGTTTGTAAATCCGGCTGCCGGGCTTACCTGGCAATCGCCGGCGGATATCAGATCGCTGCGATAATGGGCAGCAAAAGCACTTATCTGCGAGCCGGCATCGGCGGATACCAGGGGCGGGCGCTGCAGGCCGCGGATGTCCTGGAAATCAATGCTCCGGTGGCCCAGGCGGCCCGGTTTAAACAATATTTCGCCCAACAAGCCGGCGGCGATATAACGGCCCCGGCCTGGCATGCAGATGCCGGTTATATCCGGCAGGCTTTGCCGGTTGCTGTGATCAGGGTGATCAGAGGCGAGCAATTTGAGCTGTTTGCCGCAGAAAGTGTGGAGCAATTCCGGCAGGCAATATTTCAGGTCAGCACGCAGTCTGACCGTATGGGCTACCGTCTGACCGGGGTTTCCCTGCAACTGAAAGAGCCGGTGGAAATGATTTCGGAGGCCGTTTCACTCGGCGCTATCCAAGTGCCGCCTGACGGCAATCCAATTATCTTATTGGCCGACCGGCAGACGGCCGGCGGCTATCCTAAAATCGCCAAAGTGGCGTTAGTGGATGTGGATAAGCTGGCGCAAATAAAACCAGGCGGGAAAATTAGATTTAAGGAAATCACTGTAGATCAGGCTGAAAGCCTGTATCTGTCCAGGGAGCAAACAATTAGCAGCTTACAGGCCGCAGTGCAGTTAAAACTGGCCTGA
- the accB gene encoding acetyl-CoA carboxylase biotin carboxyl carrier protein, which yields MLNTAEIIEIIKAVDQSSIQHFELEQASIRLTINKQAATVRQLPEATEAKPESLPARADDLPKREQTVQPAPEQEALQEIVAPMLGTFYAAAEPGGEPLVKVGQTVTAGTVVCVLEAMKLFNEIAAGVDGEIVDVLVSNEEFVEYGQPLFLVKRKP from the coding sequence ATGCTTAACACTGCTGAAATCATTGAGATCATTAAAGCCGTTGATCAGTCTTCCATCCAGCATTTTGAACTTGAACAGGCCTCGATAAGACTGACGATCAATAAGCAGGCGGCAACAGTCCGGCAGCTGCCGGAGGCGACTGAAGCCAAGCCGGAAAGTCTGCCTGCCCGAGCGGATGATTTGCCCAAGCGGGAGCAAACGGTGCAGCCTGCACCGGAACAGGAAGCCTTACAGGAAATTGTAGCGCCAATGCTGGGGACTTTTTACGCCGCAGCCGAACCGGGCGGCGAGCCACTGGTCAAAGTCGGTCAGACCGTCACTGCCGGTACAGTGGTTTGCGTACTGGAAGCAATGAAGTTATTTAATGAAATTGCGGCTGGCGTTGATGGGGAAATTGTTGATGTTTTAGTCAGCAACGAGGAGTTTGTGGAATATGGGCAGCCTTTATTTTTAGTAAAGCGCAAACCTTAA
- a CDS encoding DUF969 domain-containing protein, with protein MTLLGIAVVIIGFALRFNPLLVVVVAGIVTGLAGNLPVEKILTVFGEAFIKNRYLPLFLLTLPVIGLLERNGLKEQALTLISKIKAATSGRLLILYLFIREVAAAIGLTALGGHAQLVRPLIAPMAEAAAENKFGKLPEATRNKIKAYAASADNVGLFFGEDIFIAFGAILLMKGFFEQNGIILEPLQIAVWGIPTAITAFIIHGTRLLLLDKSIQREVEQAAESEKELNKHAC; from the coding sequence ATGACACTTCTGGGGATTGCAGTAGTAATTATTGGATTCGCTTTACGGTTCAACCCTTTGCTGGTAGTTGTAGTCGCCGGTATTGTCACCGGCCTGGCCGGTAATTTGCCGGTAGAAAAAATTCTCACCGTTTTTGGTGAGGCTTTTATCAAAAATCGCTATTTGCCACTATTTTTGTTAACTTTACCGGTCATCGGACTGTTAGAGAGAAATGGGCTAAAAGAGCAGGCCCTGACGCTGATCAGTAAGATTAAAGCTGCTACCAGCGGTCGTTTGCTGATATTGTATTTGTTTATTCGCGAAGTCGCCGCTGCAATAGGCTTAACTGCCCTGGGCGGCCATGCCCAACTGGTGCGTCCGCTGATTGCGCCAATGGCTGAAGCTGCCGCCGAAAACAAATTTGGCAAATTGCCGGAGGCTACCAGAAATAAAATTAAAGCCTACGCTGCTTCCGCCGATAATGTCGGCTTGTTCTTTGGTGAAGATATTTTTATTGCCTTTGGGGCGATTCTATTGATGAAAGGCTTTTTTGAGCAAAACGGCATCATCCTGGAACCTTTGCAAATTGCCGTATGGGGTATTCCCACTGCGATTACAGCTTTTATTATTCATGGAACCAGATTGCTGTTATTGGACAAATCCATTCAGCGGGAAGTAGAACAGGCGGCTGAGAGCGAAAAGGAGTTGAACAAACATGCTTGTTAG
- a CDS encoding DUF979 domain-containing protein yields the protein MLVSLSHIYDILGILVAVVAVLSLRDTANPKRFLTGAFWGLYAITFLLGNMIDPLTMGLIAIAMAVIAGCGGVCGGKHTEATVADRTAKAKKLGSWLFLPALLIPIITVIGTLGLKDVTIGGVQLLDKANVTLVSLGVACVLAWVAAMALTKDKPLQSVKESRRLFDAIGWATVLPQMLATLGAVFAAAGVGQVISDLVSAAIPVDNRFLVVFAYTVGMALFTMIMGNAFAAFPVMTAGVGLPLIVNMHGGDPAILAAIGMFSGYCGTLMTPMAANFNIVPAALLDLPDKNGVIKVQIPTALLLLGANVLLMYFLVF from the coding sequence ATGCTTGTTAGTCTTAGTCATATTTACGATATCCTGGGTATTTTGGTAGCGGTTGTTGCTGTGCTGTCCTTGCGGGACACAGCCAATCCCAAACGTTTTCTGACCGGCGCCTTTTGGGGGTTGTATGCGATTACTTTTTTATTGGGAAATATGATTGATCCGCTGACTATGGGGCTAATTGCAATCGCTATGGCGGTCATTGCCGGCTGCGGCGGAGTCTGTGGGGGCAAGCATACCGAGGCAACGGTTGCAGACCGTACCGCGAAAGCCAAAAAACTGGGCAGCTGGTTGTTTTTGCCGGCACTGCTGATCCCGATTATTACGGTGATTGGTACACTTGGTTTAAAGGATGTTACAATTGGCGGCGTACAGCTGCTGGATAAAGCCAATGTCACGCTGGTTAGTCTGGGGGTTGCCTGCGTGCTGGCCTGGGTGGCGGCGATGGCTCTGACCAAGGATAAGCCGTTACAATCGGTAAAAGAATCACGCCGGCTGTTTGATGCGATTGGCTGGGCAACTGTTCTGCCGCAAATGCTGGCCACTTTGGGTGCTGTTTTTGCTGCTGCCGGGGTAGGGCAGGTAATATCCGATTTGGTCAGCGCAGCTATCCCGGTTGACAATCGTTTTCTGGTGGTGTTTGCCTATACGGTTGGCATGGCGCTGTTTACCATGATCATGGGTAATGCTTTTGCTGCTTTTCCGGTCATGACCGCCGGGGTGGGGCTGCCGCTTATTGTCAATATGCACGGCGGCGATCCGGCAATTCTGGCGGCCATCGGGATGTTTTCCGGTTACTGCGGCACATTAATGACGCCAATGGCGGCAAACTTTAATATTGTGCCGGCTGCTTTGCTGGATTTACCCGACAAGAACGGCGTAATCAAGGTGCAAATACCAACAGCCTTGTTGTTGCTGGGCGCGAATGTGCTGTTAATGTATTTCTTGGTATTCTAA